One segment of Acidobacteriota bacterium DNA contains the following:
- a CDS encoding zinc-binding dehydrogenase, with translation LAGEDPHQRVRELTAGSGADVVLELVGGEHLPRNLKALAPRGRLVLVGLMAGARAEVDLADILRRRLSLRGSVLRSRSREDKARLVGAFQEFAGPLMARGELQPVIDRVFPFDQIAEAYTALREGGVLGKVAVQVAEEESGA, from the coding sequence CTCGCTGGGGAAGATCCTCACCAGCGAGTCCGCGAGCTCACCGCCGGTAGCGGCGCGGATGTCGTGCTCGAGCTGGTGGGGGGCGAGCACCTGCCGAGGAATCTCAAGGCCCTGGCCCCTCGTGGCCGTCTGGTGCTGGTGGGACTGATGGCCGGCGCCCGCGCCGAGGTGGATCTCGCCGACATCCTGCGCCGGCGGCTGAGCCTGCGGGGCTCCGTCCTGCGCAGCCGCTCCCGCGAGGACAAGGCCCGCCTGGTGGGCGCCTTCCAAGAGTTTGCCGGTCCGTTGATGGCCCGCGGCGAGCTGCAGCCGGTCATCGACCGTGTCTTCCCCTTCGATCAGATCGCCGAGGCCTATACGGCGTTGCGGGAAGGTGGGGTGCTGGGGAAGGTGGCGGTGCAGGTTGCGGAGGAGGAGTCGGGGGCGTGA